Within Montipora foliosa isolate CH-2021 chromosome 3, ASM3666993v2, whole genome shotgun sequence, the genomic segment ACGTTGATTATACCACACATGTGTTTTCATTGCACATCTCTCAGATTAAACCCTTTAGTGGAGTCCAGTGCTCGACCTTAACTTTTAAACTTACTAGTCCTTGGGCTAGTAAGGCTTGAAATTTACTAGCCAACAGGCATCCGCTGGCAGCCAGGTTTGAGGCTTGAACTTTTGCTCTTGCTGCACACTTACTGAACTCGACGGAGGCAAGTCTAAACAAACCTGAATTGTCTGAAGTGAATACTAATGTTGCTTTTAATCTTATTTTGTGAGATAACTACTGGAATTGTCCAATGCAAGCTCTAATTTATTGTGTTAATCAAAGAAAACTATCAAGTTACAAGAAAGTACATGAGGAAAGTGCTCGGATCTTCAGCCTGCACTTTAGTTCACATAATTAGCCAGGATAATTTGGTACAAACCTCTGTTAACAAACTGAAGGTCACTACAAAAAAACGTTGTATTCAATGTCATTTAGTGATTAAATGATAGAGTTCAAGAGTTACTGTTAGTTAACCTAAAATATCAAGTTACAAGAAAGAGTACATGAAGAAAGTGCTTGGATCTTCAGCCTGTCCTTAGTTAACATGATGGTTACAGTAACAAAAAAGTTGCATTCAATGTCATTTAGTGATTGGATGATAGAGTTAAGAGTTATTTTATTAGTACTCTATGAGACAAATAAAGACTTGTGAATACTTTCAGTCCGTGTCCATTCTTTGTGGTCTTCTCAGCCTTTCTCCCGAGTTTAGCCATCTGGCAACTGCTCTGGTGGCATTGTAGTCAGAGTGGTTAGGCCCATTCAGTGCAATGAACATCAAGGCATCCACTGTCGACACATCAAGGCTAGATCTAAAGTCTGTCATGACCCTATTCAAGCAGCTGTTTCCTCGTTCACAACATGCTGTTTGAACTGGCATTACAAGACATAGTTCAATGATAACAAGCACATTGGGGAATCTTTCTGAATAATTTGTAAACATCTCTTTCCAAAATTCTTTCGCAGGAAGACGCAAGCCCCCTCTGTTGTAATACAGCTTCAATTCTAGCCATTCCTCTTTACAGGCTTGCTCATCAAATGCAATTGTGGGTCTTTGTAGGAGAAAAGCAAAGTGATCTTTTAGAGAGTGCAGGTTTTCTTCACCATACACAAGAAGGCTCATTCTGTCATGGGGCCACAGCAATGGTTCAGTGATACATGCTGCTGCCTTTAAAACTGGGTCCTCTTTGAAGTTTGAGAATCTGCTGTTAATAAACTGTTTTGCTAGTTCAATGACAGTGTCTTTAGTAGTGTCAAAAGAGGCATCATCACCAGTTTTCTTGGACAGAATTACTCCATTGAAGCTGAAGTCGCCACCAACTGACTGCTCAAAAGATCTCAGATGCTGTCCTGATCTTCTTTTGAAAGCATCTAAAGTGGCAGTTAGTGTGTTTATCTTGTCTTGAACTAATGCAATTGTGCTATCATCTCTTTGAAATACAAGTGACACTTTGCTAACTTGCTGGATAATGTCTAAGAGAAAGTGAAGGAACTTGACAAACAGATAACTGGTCAGTTTCTTAGCATAGTTTTTAGCTCTACCTTGCATTTCAGCACTGCTATCCCTTGCTTCACTTGCATGTTGAAAGTGCATGACAATTAACTTGTAGTTTTTAGTAAGCAACACGTTAAGTGCTCTCTCTAAATGAGGTATCCACCTTGAGCCATCAGCTTTGACAGCCTTGTAAGCTCTTTCATCCAATAACTCTGCAAGCTCTTTTAGTTCACGCAAAGCTTTGCAGGAGTACTTATAATGTTTCCAAATCCCTTGTAGCATTTCTTTTACCTCTTTGAAAAGTTTAACTTCTTTGACTGTATCCTGAAAACCGAGTTCAAGTTTGTGTGCAATGCAGTGAATGCTGACCAGGCTAGGAACATCTCTCTTTAACAGAGCAAACACACTGTTATGTTTTCCTGTCATAACATTGGCCCCATCAGTTCCAAGACAAACCAGCTTTTGTTTCCAGGTGCCATCTATTTCATCCATTACTCCTTTGACAGCCTCTGTCACACCATCAGCCTTAGCATTAGTACATTCTTTCAGACCAGCAAACTTGTTAACAGGCACTCCATCTTCAACAAATCTTACATACACATCTTCAACCTCCCTAGTGCCAACATCTGTAGCACCATCTGACATAATGCCAAGAAATCGAGCTGACTTAATGTTTTCAGAAAACCTGTCTTTGAGCTCACCAGAAATGGAAACCACAAAGTTCTTGCACGCCTTGTCGTTTAGGTAAGTGTTCCCTAACAACACcccatgtttttttcaagagAGCACAGACTGGGATAAACTGTAAATGGAAGTTCAAGTTTCGCTACCATATAAGCAACATCAAAAAGTTTTTCCATTTTCTGTCTTAC encodes:
- the LOC137995803 gene encoding zinc finger protein 862-like, with product MSDGATDVGTREVEDVYVRFVEDGVPVNKFAGLKECTNAKADGVTEAVKGVMDEIDGTWKQKLVCLGTDGANVMTGKHNSVFALLKRDVPSLVSIHCIAHKLELGFQDTVKEVKLFKEVKEMLQGIWKHYKYSCKALRELKELAELLDERAYKAVKADGSRWIPHLERALNVLLTKNYKLIVMHFQHASEARDSSAEMQGRAKNYAKKLTSYLFVKFLHFLLDIIQQVSKVSLVFQRDDSTIALVQDKINTLTATLDAFKRRSGQHLRSFEQSVGGDFSFNGVILSKKTGDDASFDTTKDTVIELAKQFINSRFSNFKEDPVLKAAACITEPLLWPHDRMSLLVYGEENLHSLKDHFAFLLQRPTIAFDEQACKEEWLELKLYYNRGGLRLPAKEFWKEMFTNYSERFPNVLVIIELCLVMPVQTACCERGNSCLNRVMTDFRSSLDVSTVDALMFIALNGPNHSDYNATRAVARWLNSGERLRRPQRMDTD